The following is a genomic window from Thermodesulforhabdaceae bacterium.
TCTGGCGATACTTTGTCTGGAGGCGAAGTTCAGCGGATCAGGCTTGCGGCACACCTTGGCTCCAACCTCTGCGGAGTCTTTTACGTTCTGGATGAACCAACCATCGGACTTCATCCTTCCGACAACCATAAATTGCTCCAGTGTCTGAAGAAATTGCGTGATCGTGGCAATACGGTGTTGGTTGTAGAACATGATCAAGAAACTCTTAGAGCCGCAGACGTGGTGGTTGAACTGGGACCTGGCGCAGGACGGAATGGCGGACGGGTTGTTGCTAAGGGTAGATTTGAAGATCTTTTGGTGCAGGATGGAACTCTTACCGGAAGATCCTTTGGCAATGAGTTGTGTTTTGAAGAACTTGAAACTAGAAGACGACCGGTGAACTCTTCTCATAAGAACTGGCTTACCGTAAGATCTATTTCCATAAGGAATTTCAACGGCGTGGACGTATCAATACCTTTAGGAACGCTTACCTGCATTACCGGGGTTTCCGGCTCAGGAAAAAGCACTCTGCTTTTCGATGTTGTAAAAGTTGGACTTGAACGGGCGCTTTCTGATAAAGGTGACAGGGTCAGGAGTGGACACCTTCCTTTTTCTTATATTGAAGGTTACGAAGGTATTTCGCGAGTTCAGGAAGTGGATCATCAGCCGATAGGCCGAACATCCCGCTCCATCCCTGCAACATATATTGGTATATGGGATGAAATCCGTAAGATTTTTGCATCTCTTCCGGCAGCTAAAGCTCTCGGTTTTACTCCCGCTCACTTTTCCTTTAACATCGATGGTGGTAGATGTGAAATGTGCAAAGGGCAGGGAGTGGTTGTGGAAAAAATGGGCTTTTTACCGGATGTTACCAGAACATGCCCTGCCTGTGGCGGGACTAGATTCAAATCTGATGTGCTTTCAGTTCGCCATCGAGGTTGCTCCATTGCTGATGTTCTTGCTATGACTTTCGATGAAGCAGGAGAACATTTTAAAGCTTACGGGCTTATTGCTAAACCTGTAGAAATAGTCAGAAAGCTGGGACTTGGGTATCTAACTCTCGGACAGCCGAGTTCAACCCTTTCGGGTGGAGAAGCTCAGCGTATAAAACTTGTTAAGGAGTTGCAGAAGCAGAGCCGCCCGACTGTTTTTATGCTGGATGAACCAACCACGGGACTTCATAGGTCGGATATTGTGAAGTTAGTGGCTGTGCTGAGGGATTTGGTCGATCGAGGGCATACAGTGTTGGTTATTGAGCACAATATGGATTTCGTTAGACTAAGCGATTACATTATTGATATTGGTCCTGAGGGAGGCATACATGGAGGAAATATTGTAGCCTGTGGAACTCCAGAAGAAATGAAGGCTTTTGTAAATGTTTCCAGGACGGCAAGGGCTCTCTGGGGTTTGGGCGAAAGTGATGTAAGAAGAAGTGTGACGGCGATGCATTCCTGTGCATAAAGAATCAGACAGGTATGCTACACAGGGTTGTTTGGTTTCTTACGGATTGGTTTATAAATCAACCGCCAAGGAAGGGAAGGTTACACGGTAATTTATCGATGGAGGCGTAATTAAAGGGGGATAATACGATATATCAGCACTGTGACTTTACAAAAGATGATCAACATTGCGGGGGGATAAAGATATGCCGATAAGAGGAGTTCCTCAACTTATAGAAATAGTTAAGCGATGTGAAAATATAATGGCTAAGTTGGAGAAAGGCGAAATTGGACCGAAAGAAGGACTTGCAGAAGTAGCAAAGTTCATGGTGCATTTCCAAAAGATTGCGGAGCAGGCTGGTCTTGTAGCTTTAAGGCGACTCGGAAGGGAAATGGAAAAGTTTGTTAAGAATCCAGACCTCAACCCGGAGGAGTTGACCGCTCTCGCTTTTGTTTTTCCGACCATACGTGGCGGTTTGGAAGCAGAAACAATAGAGGACATTAGAGTGGCTGTGCTTGAGTCTTTCGAACTGCTTAATCTTCCTGTTCCTACTGACTGGCAAACAAGCACTTTTGTTGTGGTTGAGGAGAAAGAAAAAAAGCCGGAACAAAAAGTTGTTGAAAAGCCTGCTCCTGCACCAGAAGAGCAAAAGAAAGTGGAAAAACCAGCAGAAAAACCAGAGTCAGTTAAGGGAATAGAACGGGAAGTGGAATCAGTCGATCGGGCTGTGAAAAATATAGGTGGAGTTGTTAAAACGGATGAAAGAGGTAATGTAACTATTACACTTCCACCTGATCAACTTCCCAAACTGCAACGACTTGTCGCTCCTGCGGATCCAGAAATCGATTTTTCAGAAACTATTCCGGTAGAGACGGAAACCGAAAAAGAAGTTATTGCCAAGATAAAAGAGTTCATGGCAGCTTTTTCTCAGGGAGATTTTGAGAAAGCTCAAGAAATTCTGGAAGATCTTTCGCAAGTTAAGGAAGGAAGCGAACTTTTCAAGGAAATCGGTCAAGTTGCTAGACAACTTCATTCTGCATTCAAGGAATTTATGCAGGCTTTAGATCCTGCTCTTAAGGAACTTGCTCTGGATTACCTGCCGGATTCCGAAAGTCGTCTCCAGCACCTTATGAAGCTTACAGAAGAAGCTGCCAATACAACTCTGGACTGCACTGAGCGAATGACTGAACGGAACGCTCGAGACATGGAGCTTATTGACCGTCTAAAGCATCACATCGCTCGTCTAAAGCCCATCGGAAAAGGTGCAGAAAGCCGTATGGAGGAAATTGAAGCAATTATTGCAACCCTTGAAGAATCCAGATTATCAGATAAAGATGATATTAAGACTATCCTTTCGGCTCAGAATTTCCAGGATCTTAGTGGTCAAACAGTAATGAAGGTTATGGAGATTATGCGAAATCTACAGGATCGACTCATTGGGATCATCAAGAGCTTTGGTATGAAAACAGAAAAGAAGACAAAGAAGAAGGATGAGCTACTCCAAGGCCCTGCTCATGAAAAGATGGAAGGGGCGTTGAAGTCTCAGGATGAGGTGGATGCTTTGCTAGCTCAATTTGGATTTTGATGGCAGATTAAATGACCATGCTTCGAGTTTTCGTAGACACTATTCTTCCGCTTTTTTTGGTTATTATTTTAGGGTTTATTCTAAACAGAAAGGGTATTCTAGGGCAGGGATGGGCTGGCCCTGCGAATAAAATCACTTATTATATTGCAGTCCCAGCAATTCTTTTTAAGTCTCTGGTTGAACAGGACATTAGAAGTCTTTTATCTCTCCATCTGGTTATTGCAGTAATAGTGCCTATTTTGGTAACCACTTTTATAGCCTGGTTCACTGTGATTATTTTTTTTAATCGCCTTCCAAACAACATTAAGGGCACCTTTATTCATTCTAGCATCCACGGAAACATTGGTTATATGGCTTACGCGGTTTCTTACTACGCTCTGGGAGAGCGTCTTTTTTCCAACGTCGTTATCTTCAGCTCGATTTTGATTCTGGTTCAGAACATTTTTGGAGTTATTATTCTTACGCTTCACAGCCGATCGTGGTCCTGTCGGGAATCTTTCAGGATTCTCTGGTTATCGCTATTCACAAATCCCATTATTATTTCTGTGTTTGTGGGTATTGTTGTGTCCCTTGTGGGACTTAAGCTACCGGTCTCTTTTATGAGGCTTATAAAGATTCTTTCCGATATGGGTCTTCCAACCGCTCTTATACTTGTTGGGGCTGGGCTGGTTTTTGGTGACGTCCGCCATCTTTGGAAAGAAATGTTCGCCATTGGGGCTCTTAAGCTGGTTTTTATGCCCCTTTTAGGTGCTCTTGTTGCCCATTTTATGGGCTTTCCTCAGCAGTTAGCTCTTCCTCTCCTTATTCTTCTTGCTTCTCCCACTGCAACGGTTACCTATGTTATGGCTACCCAGCTTGGAGGTTCTCCCAGTCTGGCTTCAGCCGTTGTTTCAGTCCAGACCATAGCCTGTGCTCTGTCTTACAGCTTCGTGCTTGGATTATACTCATAACACTCACCAATTTATTAACCCGCCTCGCATTATACTAACCTATTTGCCAGGTCTGGTTTTGCCCGAGTATCTAAATACTTCCTGGAAATCATTCCGGTATCTTGGTGATTTCTAACATGGTCAGAGAAAGGAGAGCCTATGAAAAGCGTTTATGACGCCATGTGGGAACGTTTGAATCTTGACCTTGACGCTCACGCCGCCCTCTTGGAAGTGCTTGGAAAATTCTACGGCGATATTTATCTGAGTCAGCAGGGACGTCTTAAAGGAATGGAATATATCGATTTTGTGATTTCCGAAATTCACGGTCTTCGCATCAAGGAACTTCAGGAAGCAAAGGCTCAGGGGCGAAAAGTTGTCGGCACTTTTTGTGTCTTTGTTCCGGAGGAAATTATCTGGGCGGCAGATGCTATTGCTGTAGGACTTTGCGCTGGAGCCGAAGCTGGTAAAGAACGAGCAGAAGAAATTCTTCCGAGAAATCTCTGTTCGCTTATAAAATCTTTCGTGGGTTTTAAACTAGCCAGGCTTTGCCCCTTTTTCGAATCCTGTGATCTTGTAGTTGGTGAAACCACATGCGACGGCAAAAAGAAGACATATGAAATCTTCGGAGAGCATGTGCCGATGTATGTTATGGAAATTCCCCAGATGAAGCATGAGGCTGATAAAGAGTTGTGGCGGAAGGAAATACTCAGGTTCAAGGAAAAAATTGAATCACTTACGGGTAATACCGTTACTTTTGAAAAACTCAAAAAAGCCGTGAAAATGCTAAATGATAGAAGACGTGTTTTGCAACGGCTTAACGACCTTCGCCGTCATCATCCCGCTCCAATATCTGGTCGTGATGCTCTATTGGTAAACCAGATAAGCTTTTATGATGACCCCGAACGGTTTACTCAGCAAATAAACAAGCTTTGCGATGAACTTGAAAATCGCATTCAGAAAGGCAATGGAGCGGTTCC
Proteins encoded in this region:
- a CDS encoding protein phosphatase CheZ codes for the protein MPIRGVPQLIEIVKRCENIMAKLEKGEIGPKEGLAEVAKFMVHFQKIAEQAGLVALRRLGREMEKFVKNPDLNPEELTALAFVFPTIRGGLEAETIEDIRVAVLESFELLNLPVPTDWQTSTFVVVEEKEKKPEQKVVEKPAPAPEEQKKVEKPAEKPESVKGIEREVESVDRAVKNIGGVVKTDERGNVTITLPPDQLPKLQRLVAPADPEIDFSETIPVETETEKEVIAKIKEFMAAFSQGDFEKAQEILEDLSQVKEGSELFKEIGQVARQLHSAFKEFMQALDPALKELALDYLPDSESRLQHLMKLTEEAANTTLDCTERMTERNARDMELIDRLKHHIARLKPIGKGAESRMEEIEAIIATLEESRLSDKDDIKTILSAQNFQDLSGQTVMKVMEIMRNLQDRLIGIIKSFGMKTEKKTKKKDELLQGPAHEKMEGALKSQDEVDALLAQFGF
- a CDS encoding AEC family transporter, producing MTMLRVFVDTILPLFLVIILGFILNRKGILGQGWAGPANKITYYIAVPAILFKSLVEQDIRSLLSLHLVIAVIVPILVTTFIAWFTVIIFFNRLPNNIKGTFIHSSIHGNIGYMAYAVSYYALGERLFSNVVIFSSILILVQNIFGVIILTLHSRSWSCRESFRILWLSLFTNPIIISVFVGIVVSLVGLKLPVSFMRLIKILSDMGLPTALILVGAGLVFGDVRHLWKEMFAIGALKLVFMPLLGALVAHFMGFPQQLALPLLILLASPTATVTYVMATQLGGSPSLASAVVSVQTIACALSYSFVLGLYS
- a CDS encoding double-cubane-cluster-containing anaerobic reductase, coding for MKSVYDAMWERLNLDLDAHAALLEVLGKFYGDIYLSQQGRLKGMEYIDFVISEIHGLRIKELQEAKAQGRKVVGTFCVFVPEEIIWAADAIAVGLCAGAEAGKERAEEILPRNLCSLIKSFVGFKLARLCPFFESCDLVVGETTCDGKKKTYEIFGEHVPMYVMEIPQMKHEADKELWRKEILRFKEKIESLTGNTVTFEKLKKAVKMLNDRRRVLQRLNDLRRHHPAPISGRDALLVNQISFYDDPERFTQQINKLCDELENRIQKGNGAVPENAVRVMISGCPMAIPNWKLPYVVESSGAVVVFEESCVGSRNTRDLVDESAETMDELIDALVDRYSRIDCACFTPNEERIAHIIDAARKWNVKGVIHYHLNFCQPYEIESFRVEKALAREGIPFISIGTDYSMEDLEQLKTRVQAFIEMISA